A DNA window from Rhodococcus sp. Z13 contains the following coding sequences:
- a CDS encoding metal-dependent transcriptional regulator — protein MPDRNESLSAVAQDYLKIMWTVQEWSGEKISTKLLSEKLGVSASTVSEAVRRLADQGLVDHARYGSISLTEEGRQAAVAMVRRHRLIEAFLVQELGYGWDEVHDEAEVLEHAVSERMVAAIDAKLGYPERDPHGDPIPTPDGSIPAPPARPLSTFADGEHGRVARISDADPAMLRYFDEVGIALDTDIVVAERRDFAGTVSIRVGDDGTTVDLGTPAADAIWMV, from the coding sequence GTGCCTGACAGGAACGAGTCGTTGTCCGCGGTCGCGCAGGACTACCTCAAGATCATGTGGACGGTCCAGGAATGGTCCGGGGAGAAGATCTCCACCAAGCTGCTGTCCGAGAAGCTGGGGGTGTCCGCGTCCACCGTCTCGGAGGCGGTGCGGCGGCTGGCCGACCAGGGGCTCGTCGACCACGCCCGGTACGGCTCCATCTCGCTGACCGAGGAGGGGCGTCAGGCCGCGGTGGCGATGGTGCGCCGACATCGTCTGATCGAGGCGTTCCTGGTCCAGGAGCTCGGCTACGGCTGGGATGAGGTCCACGACGAGGCGGAGGTCCTCGAACACGCGGTGTCCGAGCGGATGGTCGCCGCGATCGACGCGAAACTCGGCTATCCGGAACGCGACCCGCACGGCGATCCGATCCCGACCCCGGACGGCAGCATCCCGGCGCCCCCGGCCCGCCCGCTCAGCACCTTCGCGGACGGCGAGCACGGCCGGGTCGCGCGGATCTCCGACGCCGACCCGGCGATGCTGCGCTATTTCGACGAGGTCGGGATCGCGCTGGACACCGACATCGTCGTCGCCGAGCGCCGCGACTTCGCGGGCACGGTGTCGATCCGGGTGGGCGACGACGGGACCACCGTCGATCTCGGTACTCCCGCCGCCGACGCCATCTGGATGGTTTGA
- the rpsO gene encoding 30S ribosomal protein S15 translates to MALTTEQKKQILGEYGLHETDTGSPEAQVALLTKRIVDLTEHLKQHKHDHHSRRGLLLLVGRRRRLLKYVEKVDVERYRSLIQRLGLRR, encoded by the coding sequence GTGGCTCTGACCACCGAACAGAAGAAGCAGATCCTCGGCGAGTACGGTCTCCACGAGACCGACACCGGTTCCCCCGAGGCGCAGGTGGCCCTGCTCACCAAGCGCATCGTGGACCTCACCGAGCACCTGAAGCAGCACAAGCACGACCACCACTCCCGCCGCGGCCTGCTGCTGCTGGTCGGTCGTCGTCGCCGGCTGCTGAAGTACGTCGAGAAGGTCGACGTCGAGCGTTACCGCTCGCTCATCCAGCGTCTGGGTCTGCGTCGCTGA
- a CDS encoding metal ABC transporter permease: protein MIDVLLEPLQYGFMQRALLVAVAATVVCALLSCWLVLIGWSLMGDAVSHAVLPGVVLAYLVGVPFALGALVFAGIAVALIWLVRGTSRVKEDATIGIVFTTLFALGVVLISKNPSQVDLHHVLFGNLLGLTTGDVWQVSILAALVLTVLVLKRRDLTLFAFDRVQAHALGLSPAALSALLLALLAVTIVSALQAVGVILVVAMLIIPGATAYLLTDRMSRMLLVAPALAVVASVVGVYTSYYTDAATGGVVVLAQSVVFTLAYLFAPRQGVVTRWVARRRARRPDTVAATAESVNLG from the coding sequence GTGATCGACGTCCTGCTCGAACCCCTGCAGTACGGCTTCATGCAGCGCGCGCTGCTCGTCGCCGTAGCCGCGACCGTCGTCTGCGCGCTGCTGAGCTGCTGGCTGGTGCTCATCGGCTGGTCGCTGATGGGCGACGCGGTCTCGCACGCGGTGCTCCCCGGGGTCGTGCTCGCCTATCTGGTGGGCGTCCCCTTCGCGCTCGGCGCGCTGGTCTTCGCCGGGATCGCCGTGGCCCTGATCTGGCTGGTGCGCGGCACCAGCCGGGTGAAGGAGGACGCGACGATCGGCATCGTGTTCACCACGCTGTTCGCGCTCGGGGTGGTGCTGATCTCGAAGAACCCCAGTCAGGTGGATCTGCACCACGTGCTGTTCGGCAATCTGCTCGGGCTCACCACCGGCGACGTGTGGCAGGTGTCGATCCTGGCCGCGCTGGTGCTCACGGTGCTGGTCCTGAAGCGCCGCGACCTGACCCTCTTCGCGTTCGACCGCGTACAGGCCCACGCGCTGGGCCTGTCCCCCGCGGCGCTGTCGGCGCTGCTGCTCGCGTTGCTGGCGGTGACGATCGTCAGTGCCCTGCAGGCGGTCGGGGTGATCCTCGTCGTCGCGATGCTCATCATTCCGGGTGCGACGGCCTATCTGCTCACCGACCGGATGTCGCGGATGCTGCTCGTCGCGCCGGCGCTGGCGGTGGTCGCGTCGGTGGTCGGGGTGTACACGAGCTACTACACCGATGCCGCGACGGGCGGCGTCGTGGTGCTCGCCCAGTCGGTCGTCTTCACCCTCGCCTACCTGTTCGCGCCGCGGCAGGGGGTGGTCACGCGGTGGGTGGCGCGACGTCGCGCCCGCCGGCCCGACACGGTGGCGGCCACCGCGGAGAGCGTGAATCTCGGGTGA
- a CDS encoding metal ABC transporter ATP-binding protein, whose translation MTTDPGTTESGTTRSPAPTTPALLVDGVTVRYDSVLALQEVTLALRPGRVCGLVGTNGSGKSTLFKTIMGLVRPTSGRVTIGGSPPAAARRRAQVAYVPQSEAVDWNFPIGVREVVMTGRYGHQGFLRRPRPADHVAVDAALDRVGMTDFAERQIGQLSGGQRKRVFVARAIAQGAPLLLLDEPFAGVDATTERALTAVIRDLAAAGHAVLVATHDLAGLPQLCDEAVLLQRRVLVHGSPAEVLRPENLALAFGAPPTPSTVVPAEGDAL comes from the coding sequence GTGACCACCGACCCCGGGACCACCGAGTCCGGGACCACCCGCTCCCCCGCACCGACGACACCGGCGCTGCTCGTCGACGGGGTCACCGTGCGCTACGACTCCGTGCTCGCACTGCAGGAGGTCACCCTGGCCCTGCGACCGGGACGGGTGTGCGGCCTCGTCGGCACCAACGGTTCCGGCAAGTCGACGCTGTTCAAGACGATCATGGGCCTGGTCAGGCCCACCTCCGGCCGGGTCACCATCGGTGGGTCGCCACCGGCCGCGGCGCGGCGCCGCGCGCAGGTCGCGTACGTGCCGCAGTCCGAGGCGGTCGACTGGAACTTCCCCATCGGGGTGCGGGAGGTCGTGATGACCGGCCGCTACGGGCACCAGGGTTTCCTGCGCCGGCCCCGTCCCGCCGATCACGTCGCCGTGGACGCCGCACTCGACCGCGTCGGGATGACGGACTTCGCAGAACGGCAGATCGGGCAGCTCTCGGGTGGGCAGCGCAAGCGCGTGTTCGTGGCGCGGGCGATCGCGCAGGGCGCGCCGCTGCTGCTGCTCGACGAACCGTTCGCCGGGGTCGACGCGACCACCGAACGCGCCCTGACCGCGGTGATCCGCGATCTGGCCGCGGCCGGACACGCGGTGCTCGTCGCGACGCACGATCTCGCCGGGCTGCCGCAGCTGTGCGACGAGGCCGTGCTGCTGCAGCGTCGTGTGCTGGTCCACGGCTCGCCCGCCGAGGTGCTGCGGCCGGAGAACCTCGCGCTCGCCTTCGGTGCCCCACCCACCCCGTCCACCGTCGTGCCCGCAGAGGGGGACGCCCTGTGA
- a CDS encoding bifunctional riboflavin kinase/FAD synthetase has product MQRWRGLDEIPADWGRCVLTIGVFDGVHRGHQQLIARAVDAARERGVAAVLMTFDPHPMEVVRPGSHPAQLTTLARRAELAEELGMDVFCVMPFTPEFMKLSPERYAHEILVERLHVAEVVVGENFTFGKKAAGNVDMLRSIGERFGFAVQGLTLVAEHAVTFSSTYIRSCVDAGDVEAAADALGRPHRVEGVVVHGDGRGRGLGFPTANVAPPMYAAIPADGVYAAWFTVLDSGSPMEGMTVGQRYRAAVSVGTNPTFDGRKRTVEAFVLDEKADLYGQHVAVDFVARLRGMEKFDSVEALVSAMHRDADRARDVLVGAEEREAE; this is encoded by the coding sequence GTGCAGAGATGGCGAGGTCTGGACGAGATACCTGCGGACTGGGGTCGGTGTGTGCTCACGATCGGCGTGTTCGACGGCGTGCACCGCGGCCACCAGCAACTCATAGCGCGGGCCGTCGATGCGGCCCGGGAGCGCGGCGTCGCCGCCGTGCTCATGACCTTCGATCCGCACCCCATGGAGGTCGTGCGGCCCGGCAGTCACCCCGCGCAGCTGACCACCCTCGCACGGCGCGCCGAGCTCGCCGAGGAACTCGGCATGGACGTCTTCTGTGTCATGCCCTTCACCCCCGAGTTCATGAAGCTCTCCCCGGAGCGCTACGCCCACGAGATCCTCGTCGAGCGGTTGCACGTCGCCGAGGTCGTCGTGGGGGAGAACTTCACCTTCGGGAAGAAGGCCGCCGGCAACGTCGACATGCTCCGATCCATCGGTGAGCGTTTCGGTTTCGCGGTGCAGGGGCTGACCCTCGTGGCCGAGCACGCCGTGACCTTCTCCTCGACCTACATCCGGTCGTGCGTCGACGCCGGCGACGTCGAGGCCGCCGCGGATGCGCTGGGCCGCCCGCACCGGGTCGAGGGTGTCGTCGTGCACGGCGACGGCCGCGGGCGCGGGCTCGGTTTCCCCACGGCCAACGTGGCGCCGCCCATGTACGCGGCGATCCCCGCCGACGGGGTGTACGCGGCGTGGTTCACCGTGCTGGACTCGGGTTCCCCGATGGAGGGCATGACCGTCGGCCAGCGCTACCGCGCCGCCGTCTCGGTGGGCACCAATCCCACCTTCGACGGCCGCAAGCGCACCGTCGAGGCGTTCGTGCTCGACGAGAAGGCCGACCTGTACGGGCAGCACGTGGCCGTCGACTTCGTCGCACGGCTGCGCGGCATGGAGAAGTTCGACTCGGTCGAGGCACTCGTCTCCGCGATGCACCGCGACGCCGACCGCGCGCGGGACGTGCTCGTCGGCGCGGAGGAGCGCGAGGCCGAGTGA
- a CDS encoding metal ABC transporter substrate-binding protein codes for MRAIKMRVARTTGVLVAAACAAGLTACSSTGSADDRPFVLTTFTVLADMTRTVGGEHVRVESITKPGAEVHGYEPTPGDLRFASDADLILDNGLGLERWFEQFVADLDAEHVVLSEGIDPLPIGEGAATGPYNPHAWMSPVAARVYVDNITAALTGLAPEHADEFTANAEAYKAELDRLHTELVTALDGLPENRRALVTCEGAFSYLTRDAGLREAYLWPVNADQQGTPQQIARTVDFVRDNDVPAVFCESTVSDKAQQQVAVDTGARFGGILYVDSLSESDGPVPTYLDLLRHDIDTITAGLNP; via the coding sequence ATGAGAGCGATCAAAATGCGGGTCGCGCGGACCACCGGTGTGCTGGTGGCCGCGGCCTGCGCCGCCGGCCTGACGGCCTGTTCGTCCACCGGCTCGGCCGACGATCGGCCGTTCGTCCTCACCACCTTCACCGTCCTCGCCGACATGACACGCACCGTCGGCGGCGAGCACGTGCGGGTCGAGTCCATCACCAAGCCCGGCGCGGAGGTCCACGGCTACGAACCCACCCCCGGCGACCTGCGGTTCGCATCGGACGCCGATCTGATCCTCGACAACGGCCTCGGGCTGGAGCGGTGGTTCGAGCAGTTCGTCGCCGACCTCGACGCCGAGCACGTGGTACTGAGCGAGGGCATCGACCCGCTGCCCATCGGCGAGGGCGCCGCCACCGGCCCCTACAACCCGCACGCGTGGATGTCCCCGGTCGCCGCCCGCGTCTACGTCGACAACATCACCGCGGCGCTCACCGGACTCGCCCCCGAGCACGCCGACGAGTTCACCGCCAACGCCGAGGCGTACAAGGCCGAACTCGACCGCCTGCACACCGAACTCGTCACCGCACTCGACGGTCTTCCCGAGAACCGGCGGGCCCTGGTGACCTGTGAGGGCGCATTCAGCTATCTCACCCGCGACGCCGGCCTGCGCGAGGCCTATCTGTGGCCGGTGAACGCCGACCAGCAGGGCACCCCGCAGCAGATCGCGCGGACCGTCGACTTCGTGCGCGACAACGACGTGCCGGCGGTGTTCTGCGAGTCGACTGTCTCCGACAAGGCGCAGCAGCAGGTCGCCGTCGACACCGGGGCGCGGTTCGGCGGGATCCTCTACGTCGACTCCCTCTCCGAATCGGACGGCCCGGTGCCCACCTATCTGGATCTGCTGCGGCACGACATCGACACCATCACGGCGGGACTGAACCCTTGA